The Peribacillus simplex genome contains a region encoding:
- the aroQ gene encoding type II 3-dehydroquinate dehydratase, with protein sequence MTKILLINGPNLNRLGKREPAHYGSSTLADVEAQLMQQAQGLNVELTSFQTNHEGAIIDKLHWSEDHGIDGIIINPGAFTHYSYSIRDAIAGIDVPVVEVHISNIHARESFRHESVTAAVSAGQIVGLGIHGYELALQAITMIAKGRN encoded by the coding sequence ATGACAAAAATTTTACTAATCAATGGTCCTAATTTAAATCGCTTGGGGAAGCGGGAACCTGCGCATTATGGATCCTCGACGCTTGCGGATGTGGAAGCGCAATTAATGCAGCAGGCTCAAGGGTTAAATGTGGAATTGACCTCTTTTCAAACGAACCATGAAGGAGCGATTATCGACAAGCTCCATTGGTCAGAGGATCATGGGATCGACGGGATTATCATTAATCCTGGAGCTTTTACTCATTATAGCTATTCGATTCGTGATGCAATAGCCGGAATTGATGTTCCAGTGGTGGAAGTGCATATCTCGAACATACATGCCCGTGAAAGCTTTCGGCATGAATCAGTGACCGCGGCGGTATCGGCGGGACAGATTGTCGGCTTGGGGATACACGGATATGAATTGGCGTTGCAGGCGATCACAATGATTGCAAAGGGGAGAAATTAA
- a CDS encoding YqhR family membrane protein has protein sequence MSSNENGQIQQEYQSMLIYNVLAVGFVGGALASLIGIFAHYVNFMDFSPKFILTSWSNMTWIDHWLGTVMTIILFGILSVGIAFIYYSLFKRMKSIFSGVFYGLVCWALLVFILKPMFVDLPTFSKMSANTVITSVCIFIIYGLFIGFSISYDHQEYIRQKNKAEKQSES, from the coding sequence ATGTCTTCTAATGAAAATGGACAAATTCAACAGGAATATCAAAGCATGTTAATCTACAATGTACTTGCTGTCGGTTTTGTTGGCGGGGCTTTAGCCAGTTTGATCGGAATCTTTGCCCATTATGTTAATTTTATGGATTTTAGCCCAAAATTCATACTAACTTCATGGTCCAACATGACCTGGATCGATCATTGGCTTGGTACGGTAATGACCATCATTTTATTCGGAATACTATCCGTGGGAATCGCTTTTATATACTATAGTCTTTTTAAAAGGATGAAGAGTATATTTTCGGGTGTATTTTACGGATTGGTTTGCTGGGCTTTGCTGGTATTTATCCTAAAACCGATGTTCGTCGATTTGCCAACCTTTTCTAAAATGTCAGCAAATACGGTTATAACGAGTGTCTGCATTTTTATTATATACGGTCTTTTTATAGGGTTTTCTATATCATATGATCATCAGGAATATATACGTCAAAAAAACAAAGCCGAGAAGCAATCGGAAAGCTGA